TTATTGATTTATATAGAGTTGAAAAATTAAGCTTTCGCAAGCGCAGACTAAGCTGATCAATTTAAGTGCATCACGCACCATGATTACTCTTGGTAAGGGAACTTGCTGGCTGTCGCCGCTCTAATCAAACAGCAACACTGAAGATTGATTAACACGTACTTTAGACACTTGAGTGTTGAAAACCGCAGAGAGGTATTCAGGATTAAGGACATGTTCCGTTGAACCGTAATGCTGCAACACGCCTTTATCAAGCAATAACACTTTGTCAGCGTGTTTTAGGGTGCGATTGAGATCATGATTTGACATCAATACCGCGATGCCCATGCTCGCGACGCGGTCGATGAGTTGATAGAGCAAGCTCTCTTGGCCGATATCAAGCGGGGCAGCAGGTTCATCCAGAACCAATAACTGTGCTTGTGGGTTAAGGGTTGGCCAAACTTGCAAACAGATAGCGCACAGCCTAACGCGTTGCCACTCACCGCCTGAAAGATGATGAATGGAGCGATGCAACTTGTCCGCGATATCTAGCAGCTCCGCCAGCTCCGCTACCACCTTCTCTATCTCGACGCGTTGTACCCTTAGCCATGAAGGTAACGACAAAGAAAGGTAGTGCACCACATCGAGATTAAACGCGGGTCTATCATTCTGACTGAGAAAAGCGCGATATTGAGCCAGCGATTCGACCGAACTCGATGCTACATCCAACGTGCCGATCGATGCTTCGCCTGCAAAAGGAATCAAGCCAGACAGTGCCGACAACAATGTACTTTTGCCACTGCCGTTTGGACCTATCACATGAATGATCTCTCCCGCTGCCATCTCAAACGAGAGCGGCAGCAAACGCGATCCGACGCTGATACTGTTAACGCGAATCATGATTGCTCACCAACATCCAGATAAATACCGGCGCTCCAATGGAGGTGGTCACCACACCCAGCGGCAGTTCGGCAGAGTTTAGGGCGGTGCGCGCGACTAAATCAGCCATTACCACTAAAGTTGCGCCTGCCAACGCCGACATCGGCAATAAGTAGCGATTCTCCGCCCCAAAGGCAAGTCGCAACAAATGAGGAACCACCAGCCCAACAAAGCCAATCACACCGCCAAGCGCTACCGCTCCACCAACTAAAATAGAGACCGACAAAATCAATTGCCAACGAACCTTGTCAACATCAATACCCAATTGCTTGGCATGCAACTCGCCCATCATCAATCTATCCAACAGAGCACCGCGACCACATAACCACAGCAATACCGGAATAAGCGCCAGAGTAAGTAGATGATGATACCAACTCGCCGCGCCGATACTGCCCATCAGCCAGTACATCAGCTGACGCAGACTCAGGTCATCGCTGAAATAAAATGCCCAAGTGACTACAGCGCCAGAAAGAATGCCCAGCGCTACCCCAACCAAGAGTAACTTGGTGGTCGTTAGACGCATGTTTTTGGCGATCGATACCAACAGCAGAGTAAACAGTAATGAGCCGAGCACAGCGGCGAGCATAAAACCGACCGGAGTCGCAAAGGCAGGAATAAAGAACAGCACCAATACCATCATCACGCTGGCGCCGCCGGAAATGCCGATAACCCCAGGCTCTGCCAGAACATTGCCAAGCAGCACTTGCAGCACCGCCCCGGATACGGCGAGTGCCGCTCCAACCGCCATCGCGGCCAACAAGCGAGGTAAACGTAGCTGCACGATCAATTGCTCTTGTAACCCACTGAGCGCTTGAAACGGAGAGATAAATATCTCGCCCACCATCAAGTACACACTACTCGTCACCAGCAACAGCAAACTGAAAAACAGTGCAACGCGCGTCCAGCGTTGATGTCTACGGTGCAGTAATTGGGTAAAGGCCATCGAATAAGGGAGTCTGTACAATAGAAAAGTGGCTTAACGATACCGTTAAGCCACTAAAATAGAAAGTCATTCGGTGAGAATCTTAATCGTAAACCACTTGTCCGTCTTCATAACGTGTTTTCACAGGGCAAACCATCAACGCAGCACGCTGCCCCACTTCAACATGACGGTTGGGGAAAACAATCGCTTCACCCTCGTTCTTGGCCATTAACGGCTTGTCGCCATCGTGACCAAATACTTCGCCGTGTTTGAAGGCGGTGAAGTTTTGCACATCATCATCAAACAAGAAGTCAAAGTCATCGTGGATACGCACTATGGTGCGGCTAACGCGGTACATGGTCGGCTTCTTCGGTAAATGCTCGGCTTGACTATCAGCGACAAGATCGCGCAGTGCGAGATCAAACGCGACGAGCTTATCGAGGTCGTTTTCACCGATTTTCGCCACTCGACCCAATTCAATCGTCAAAGCCTGTGCGGCAAAATTCTCAGCACTGAACCAGCTAAAGGTACTGGATGGCGCATTGGAAAACATCACCGCTTCTAAATGGGCGCTGGCCACAAACTCCATTAGCTCTTGACTGCGGACTGGATGCCTTACTTTCGGGCTGACAACAAACGAATAATGTTTAGAGAGACGAATCGCACAGTGCAAATCGAGATGCCAACGCAGATGCTGGGGAGTGCCTTGATAAAAGTCACTGACGATCTGCTTAAGGTTTTGAGCAATC
The sequence above is drawn from the Vibrio sinaloensis genome and encodes:
- the btuD gene encoding vitamin B12 ABC transporter ATP-binding protein BtuD gives rise to the protein MIRVNSISVGSRLLPLSFEMAAGEIIHVIGPNGSGKSTLLSALSGLIPFAGEASIGTLDVASSSVESLAQYRAFLSQNDRPAFNLDVVHYLSLSLPSWLRVQRVEIEKVVAELAELLDIADKLHRSIHHLSGGEWQRVRLCAICLQVWPTLNPQAQLLVLDEPAAPLDIGQESLLYQLIDRVASMGIAVLMSNHDLNRTLKHADKVLLLDKGVLQHYGSTEHVLNPEYLSAVFNTQVSKVRVNQSSVLLFD
- the btuC gene encoding vitamin B12 ABC transporter permease BtuC → MAFTQLLHRRHQRWTRVALFFSLLLLVTSSVYLMVGEIFISPFQALSGLQEQLIVQLRLPRLLAAMAVGAALAVSGAVLQVLLGNVLAEPGVIGISGGASVMMVLVLFFIPAFATPVGFMLAAVLGSLLFTLLLVSIAKNMRLTTTKLLLVGVALGILSGAVVTWAFYFSDDLSLRQLMYWLMGSIGAASWYHHLLTLALIPVLLWLCGRGALLDRLMMGELHAKQLGIDVDKVRWQLILSVSILVGGAVALGGVIGFVGLVVPHLLRLAFGAENRYLLPMSALAGATLVVMADLVARTALNSAELPLGVVTTSIGAPVFIWMLVSNHDSR
- a CDS encoding succinylglutamate desuccinylase, encoding MTKTLFRQSFLFDSLDLEQEMTPGQMTVAGGAVFTLHQRGVLEVVPEHLSEESKHIIISCGIHGDETAPMEIVDKIINDIQSGFQPVKHRLLFINAHPEATNAHTRFIETNLNRLFDDKAYPETKELAIAQNLKQIVSDFYQGTPQHLRWHLDLHCAIRLSKHYSFVVSPKVRHPVRSQELMEFVASAHLEAVMFSNAPSSTFSWFSAENFAAQALTIELGRVAKIGENDLDKLVAFDLALRDLVADSQAEHLPKKPTMYRVSRTIVRIHDDFDFLFDDDVQNFTAFKHGEVFGHDGDKPLMAKNEGEAIVFPNRHVEVGQRAALMVCPVKTRYEDGQVVYD